A region from the Desulfomarina profundi genome encodes:
- the proB gene encoding glutamate 5-kinase — MKNQIDREEGLYFRQTLFDKARRVVVKVGSAILTAEDGMDYDVIQNLAREISFLHNSGREVILVTSGAVAAGRKKLDFSDKPAWSDQAVRSQKTDEKATGVKQPTTTRFSDKNLSIKEKQALAAIGQSCLMHLYDEAFDNHDKKIAQILLTHSDLSSRSRYLNVRNTILTLFKLGVIPVVNENDTVSTEELKFSDNDNLGALVANLIEADMFICLTDVDALYDADPQQDSTAKPVYTVSEITPEIEAMAGNSKSALGTGGMQSKINAVKMVAAGGGSSFIGPGKKRDILQHLFSGEMVGTFFLPQQEKMQSRKRWIAYVLKPKGTLVLDKGACAAVSENGKSLLPSGVIGLVGEFEIGDSVVCVDEDGTKIAVGLVNYASGDLFRIKGLRTDKIEQVLGYKDVDEIMHRDNLVVL, encoded by the coding sequence ATGAAAAACCAAATTGACAGAGAAGAAGGATTATATTTCAGGCAAACTCTTTTTGACAAGGCCAGGCGTGTAGTTGTAAAGGTCGGCAGTGCTATTCTTACAGCAGAAGACGGAATGGATTACGACGTTATACAGAATCTGGCAAGGGAGATATCTTTTCTCCATAACAGTGGACGAGAGGTTATTCTTGTCACTTCCGGTGCCGTGGCCGCGGGAAGAAAAAAGCTCGACTTTTCAGATAAACCTGCATGGTCGGACCAAGCAGTCCGGTCACAGAAAACTGATGAAAAAGCGACTGGGGTCAAACAACCCACTACAACGAGATTTTCCGATAAAAATCTTTCAATAAAAGAAAAACAGGCTCTGGCAGCAATCGGTCAATCCTGTCTTATGCATCTATACGATGAGGCTTTTGACAACCACGATAAAAAAATTGCCCAGATTCTATTGACCCATTCCGATCTTTCGAGTCGATCCAGATATTTGAATGTAAGAAATACAATCCTTACCCTCTTTAAACTCGGCGTTATTCCAGTCGTAAATGAAAATGACACTGTTTCAACCGAGGAATTAAAATTCAGTGACAATGATAATCTCGGGGCACTTGTGGCCAATCTCATTGAAGCTGATATGTTTATCTGTCTGACAGATGTCGATGCACTCTATGATGCTGACCCCCAGCAGGATTCTACCGCAAAACCTGTCTACACCGTTTCCGAGATTACACCGGAAATTGAAGCAATGGCTGGCAACAGCAAAAGCGCACTGGGAACAGGCGGCATGCAGAGTAAGATAAATGCTGTAAAAATGGTTGCCGCCGGCGGCGGGAGCTCATTTATTGGCCCCGGTAAAAAAAGAGACATTCTGCAACATCTGTTTTCCGGAGAAATGGTTGGGACATTTTTCTTGCCTCAACAGGAAAAAATGCAGAGTCGCAAGAGGTGGATTGCCTATGTTCTCAAGCCCAAGGGAACCCTGGTTCTCGATAAAGGTGCCTGTGCTGCAGTCTCTGAAAATGGAAAAAGCCTGCTTCCCTCAGGGGTGATCGGACTTGTTGGTGAGTTTGAGATTGGGGATTCCGTAGTTTGTGTCGATGAAGATGGAACAAAAATAGCGGTTGGACTAGTCAATTACGCTTCCGGCGATCTTTTTAGAATCAAAGGGTTGCGGACAGATAAAATTGAACAGGTTCTTGGATACAAGGATGTTGATGAAATTATGCATCGAGATAATCTTGTAGTGTTGTAG
- the rplU gene encoding 50S ribosomal protein L21: protein MYAIVRTGGKQYQVACGDQVRVEKLEGNVGDSVDLSDVLMVVDGEEVKIGRPLLENAKVTATIAEQGKGKKIIVFKKKRRKGYRLKKGHRQAYTALKIEAITA from the coding sequence ATGTATGCTATAGTACGTACTGGTGGAAAACAGTATCAGGTTGCCTGTGGTGATCAGGTTCGTGTTGAAAAACTTGAAGGCAATGTCGGGGACAGTGTTGATTTAAGTGATGTTCTCATGGTAGTTGATGGTGAAGAAGTCAAGATAGGACGTCCTCTTCTGGAAAATGCCAAAGTGACCGCAACAATCGCCGAGCAGGGAAAAGGTAAGAAAATTATAGTATTTAAAAAGAAAAGACGTAAGGGTTACCGCTTGAAGAAAGGTCACAGGCAAGCATATACTGCCTTGAAAATTGAAGCGATAACCGCTTAA
- the obgE gene encoding GTPase ObgE, protein MGFIDEAKFFVKAGDGGNGCVSFRREKFVPKGGPNGGDGGRGGNVIIRADKSVNSLIDFRYRSHFKAERGSNGQGKDMHGRKGKDCIIVVPAGSIIKDSETGEFIKDLTEDGEELLVAAGGKGGFGNPRFASGSNRTPRIATKGKPGEEKWLKIELKLIADIGLVGLPNAGKSTLLSRLSAANPKIASYPFTTLEPQLGVMHFKYHESCIIADIPGLVEGAHQGVGLGHKFLRHIERTSIILHIVDMADELCRENFVTIEKELNYFKEELADRTRIIVLNKCDLVDEERQKELREHFTDKNQNVIVLSCESGRGIDNLVEKLEEILEFQDSDFSG, encoded by the coding sequence ATGGGTTTTATTGATGAAGCTAAATTTTTTGTGAAAGCTGGAGATGGCGGCAATGGCTGTGTCAGTTTTCGTCGTGAAAAGTTCGTGCCAAAAGGTGGCCCCAATGGTGGTGACGGTGGTCGTGGGGGCAATGTGATTATCAGGGCCGATAAATCGGTAAATTCTCTGATTGATTTTCGATATAGATCCCATTTCAAGGCCGAGCGTGGCAGCAATGGTCAGGGCAAAGATATGCATGGTCGTAAAGGAAAGGACTGCATTATTGTCGTTCCTGCCGGTTCAATTATTAAAGACAGTGAAACCGGTGAGTTCATAAAAGACCTGACTGAAGACGGTGAAGAACTTCTGGTGGCTGCCGGCGGAAAGGGCGGCTTTGGAAACCCTCGTTTTGCCAGTGGTTCCAATCGTACTCCAAGAATTGCAACAAAGGGCAAGCCGGGTGAGGAAAAATGGTTGAAGATCGAATTAAAGCTCATAGCTGATATTGGTCTTGTTGGGTTGCCTAACGCCGGCAAATCAACATTGCTTTCCAGACTGTCCGCTGCAAATCCTAAAATTGCCAGTTACCCCTTCACTACCCTTGAACCACAATTGGGGGTCATGCACTTCAAGTACCATGAATCCTGTATTATTGCCGATATTCCCGGGTTGGTTGAAGGGGCACATCAGGGTGTTGGTCTTGGTCACAAATTCTTAAGACATATTGAAAGAACCAGTATTATTCTCCATATTGTCGATATGGCTGATGAACTCTGCAGGGAAAACTTTGTCACGATAGAAAAGGAGCTTAATTATTTTAAGGAAGAACTTGCAGATCGGACGCGGATAATTGTGCTTAATAAATGTGATCTTGTTGATGAAGAGAGACAAAAAGAATTAAGAGAGCATTTTACCGATAAAAATCAAAATGTTATTGTTTTGTCTTGCGAATCAGGTCGTGGAATTGATAATCTGGTTGAAAAACTTGAAGAAATTCTGGAATTCCAGGACAGTGATTTTTCAGGATAA
- the lptF gene encoding LPS export ABC transporter permease LptF, whose amino-acid sequence MKPFSRLPLLLYSYLATEMLAPFFASFIIMNCVFFLVKLIPFLNFTLELDIGLADFIRLFTYLFPNIFLYSIPMAAMMGVTIGFARLSSDSEILALKASGISVYQILPPVIVVATLIALLTGYFSIRLIPLSEISMKHLTYQLLREKLNKGIKEHTFTEALGDVVVYVEKIDKQTGEWKKVWVSDMRGVDNPVITMASTGSMKGNAENMQVSIILRNGSLHRPGNDNAQIVQFDRYRINIPLLPSSTKATRLKRSALTMGQLLAEAKSIKENTEHKRKLLIEYHKRLVLPVGCLMISLLGLPLGLQARPGKKAIGIQIGLAIFVLYYILFTFGKTLAEEDRLPIALSMWTPNTLFFGLAVFWITRVSNEKSLIPENITVFFQKTGNNIRTLLSKFYNQVKTGFLGIAQSDSYDVTGDTETDRAENIVKGNAKSRVFHVKSCEYYNCKNCTIEFKDIQVALDAGFEPCRFCKIFIEE is encoded by the coding sequence ATGAAACCGTTTTCCAGACTTCCCCTATTATTATACAGTTATCTGGCAACTGAAATGCTTGCACCCTTTTTTGCCAGTTTCATAATAATGAATTGTGTCTTTTTCCTGGTCAAGCTCATACCATTTCTCAACTTCACCCTGGAACTTGACATAGGGCTGGCTGATTTCATCAGGCTTTTCACTTATCTGTTCCCCAATATTTTCCTCTATTCAATTCCCATGGCCGCAATGATGGGAGTAACCATTGGTTTTGCCCGCCTTTCAAGTGATTCAGAGATTCTCGCACTCAAAGCCAGCGGTATCAGCGTCTACCAGATCCTTCCCCCCGTCATTGTAGTAGCAACTCTTATCGCCCTGCTGACCGGTTATTTTTCCATACGGCTCATCCCTCTGAGTGAGATTTCCATGAAACATCTCACCTACCAGTTGCTGAGAGAAAAATTAAACAAAGGTATTAAAGAACACACCTTTACTGAAGCCCTTGGAGATGTAGTCGTTTACGTGGAAAAAATTGACAAACAGACTGGGGAATGGAAAAAGGTATGGGTTTCGGATATGCGCGGAGTTGACAACCCTGTTATAACCATGGCCTCAACCGGCTCCATGAAAGGAAATGCAGAAAACATGCAAGTTTCCATAATTCTCCGTAACGGCAGCCTGCACAGGCCTGGAAATGACAATGCCCAGATCGTTCAATTTGATCGATACAGGATTAACATTCCTCTCCTGCCCTCATCGACAAAGGCGACAAGATTGAAAAGAAGTGCCCTTACCATGGGGCAACTCCTTGCAGAAGCCAAATCGATCAAAGAAAACACGGAACATAAACGAAAACTGCTCATCGAATACCATAAACGCCTGGTTCTTCCGGTGGGTTGCCTTATGATCAGCCTCCTGGGTCTTCCCCTGGGTCTGCAGGCCAGACCCGGAAAAAAAGCTATCGGCATTCAGATTGGTCTTGCTATTTTTGTATTGTACTACATCCTTTTTACCTTTGGAAAAACTCTCGCTGAAGAGGATCGTCTACCAATTGCCCTGTCCATGTGGACACCCAATACCCTCTTTTTCGGCCTGGCTGTTTTCTGGATTACCAGAGTATCAAACGAAAAATCACTTATTCCTGAAAATATAACAGTTTTTTTTCAGAAAACAGGTAATAATATACGAACATTGCTTTCAAAATTTTATAACCAGGTAAAAACCGGATTTCTCGGTATCGCCCAATCCGACAGTTATGATGTTACTGGAGACACAGAAACTGACCGTGCAGAAAATATTGTAAAAGGAAATGCAAAAAGTCGAGTATTCCATGTAAAGTCATGCGAATATTATAATTGTAAAAACTGCACAATTGAGTTTAAGGACATTCAGGTCGCTCTGGACGCCGGATTCGAACCGTGCCGATTCTGTAAAATTTTTATTGAAGAGTAA
- the nadD gene encoding nicotinate (nicotinamide) nucleotide adenylyltransferase, with protein MRAGVLGGTFNPVHFGHLELAETAIQEYSLDTVIFIPSKAPPHKTESELVSFFHRCRMMEIACENYPMFRYDCIEGQLPAPSYTIDTLRTLKKRLGEDCTLFFIIGSDAFLDILTWKSFRQVLSQVSLIVGHRKDVDSCKMVDLALNIGYDRKKKSHWSSDWGGEDILFLDTIPVGVSSTFIRKISENDRELKKYVPLKVVEYIRDKRLYQHGG; from the coding sequence ATGCGTGCTGGAGTATTGGGTGGTACCTTCAACCCTGTACATTTTGGCCATCTCGAGTTGGCTGAAACTGCCATTCAGGAATATTCCCTGGATACGGTTATTTTTATCCCATCAAAGGCTCCTCCCCATAAAACAGAATCCGAGCTGGTCTCCTTTTTCCACCGTTGCAGGATGATGGAGATCGCCTGTGAAAATTATCCCATGTTCCGGTACGATTGTATCGAGGGACAATTACCGGCTCCTTCCTATACAATAGACACACTCAGAACTTTGAAAAAACGTCTGGGAGAGGACTGTACACTTTTTTTTATTATCGGCAGTGATGCCTTTCTTGATATTCTAACCTGGAAATCATTCAGACAGGTCCTCAGTCAGGTATCTCTTATTGTCGGCCACAGAAAAGATGTAGATAGTTGCAAGATGGTTGATCTTGCCTTGAATATAGGATATGACAGAAAGAAAAAGAGTCACTGGAGCAGTGACTGGGGGGGGGAGGACATTCTGTTTCTTGACACAATCCCCGTTGGAGTTTCGTCAACTTTCATCAGAAAGATCAGCGAGAACGACAGGGAACTGAAAAAGTATGTCCCGTTAAAAGTGGTTGAATACATCCGGGATAAACGGTTGTATCAGCACGGTGGGTGA
- a CDS encoding glutamate-5-semialdehyde dehydrogenase, translating into MTLKNTVIDIAEKARKGSYSLMSLSTGKKNQVLQKIAQLLIEEKKYIQGENRKDIAAGEEKGLSPAMLDRLTLSDSIIESMVSGLAEICSLPDPVGKFDGLVKRPNGLLVGRMSVPLGVIAMIYESRPNVTIDAAALCLKAGNSVILRGGSEAIHSNLALATVLQKALDDQGVDRDCIQVIPVTDREAVNHLLTLEEQIDLVIPRGGEGLIRFVCNNSSIPVLKHYKGVCHIYVDKDGDLEKAIPVILNSKTHRPGVCNALEGLLIHKSIAEKFIPLIADSLGEKGVKMLGCPSSVALSSDIVPAGPDDWGREFLDLTLCVKIVEGFDEAKEYIRKYGSQHTESIITENYTTAQRFINEIDASAVMVNSSTRFNDGGQLGLGAEIGISTTKLHAYGPMGLDELTTKKFVVYGQGQVRV; encoded by the coding sequence ATGACACTGAAAAACACCGTAATTGATATAGCTGAAAAGGCAAGAAAAGGTTCCTATTCCTTGATGTCTCTGTCAACCGGGAAAAAAAACCAGGTTTTGCAGAAAATTGCACAATTACTTATTGAAGAAAAAAAATATATTCAGGGCGAAAATAGAAAGGATATTGCGGCTGGAGAGGAAAAGGGGCTTTCTCCGGCGATGCTGGACAGACTGACCCTGTCAGATTCCATTATTGAATCCATGGTCAGCGGGCTTGCGGAAATTTGCAGCCTGCCTGATCCTGTTGGAAAATTTGATGGACTTGTCAAGAGACCAAATGGGCTCCTGGTCGGGAGAATGTCTGTTCCCCTTGGTGTTATCGCCATGATATATGAATCGAGACCGAACGTGACCATCGATGCGGCTGCTCTCTGCCTGAAAGCCGGGAACAGTGTAATCCTCCGTGGCGGTTCAGAGGCGATACATTCAAATCTTGCCCTGGCAACAGTATTACAGAAAGCCCTGGATGATCAGGGTGTTGACAGGGACTGTATTCAGGTCATTCCGGTGACTGACCGTGAAGCCGTCAATCATCTTCTGACTCTTGAGGAACAGATAGACCTTGTCATTCCCAGGGGCGGAGAAGGGCTTATCCGGTTTGTCTGCAACAATTCATCCATTCCTGTTTTAAAACACTATAAAGGTGTTTGCCATATCTATGTGGATAAAGATGGAGATCTTGAAAAAGCGATACCTGTTATTTTGAATTCAAAAACCCACCGACCTGGAGTATGTAATGCCTTGGAGGGATTGCTTATTCACAAATCAATTGCGGAAAAATTCATTCCCCTGATTGCCGATTCCCTGGGTGAAAAAGGAGTGAAAATGCTTGGTTGTCCGAGCAGTGTCGCCCTTTCTTCAGATATTGTTCCTGCAGGTCCCGATGATTGGGGCAGAGAATTCCTTGATCTGACTCTCTGCGTCAAAATAGTTGAAGGATTCGATGAAGCAAAAGAGTATATCAGAAAGTATGGCTCCCAGCATACCGAGTCAATTATTACGGAAAATTATACAACTGCCCAGAGATTTATTAATGAGATTGATGCATCGGCTGTAATGGTCAACAGCTCCACCCGATTTAATGACGGAGGTCAATTAGGACTTGGTGCGGAAATCGGTATCAGTACAACAAAACTTCATGCCTATGGACCGATGGGACTGGATGAATTAACCACTAAGAAATTTGTGGTATATGGACAGGGGCAGGTCAGGGTGTGA
- the ung gene encoding uracil-DNA glycosylase — MEEMRTESQLWEETVPLMRQGYHRSLLKKAYESGGNIKVFPLRENVFAAMRQTSFGDTRVVIIGQDPYFNEHPGKGPEAHGLCFSVREGIPIPPSLRNILQEVNRSVYSGKPVSRDSDLTRWARQGVLLLNASLTVIAKRPNSHVKLGWHTLTDNIIETLSQKKENLVFMLWGAFAQKKTALIDQTKHLVLATTHPSPLSAHRGFLGSNVFVKCNRYLEKTGQKPVEW, encoded by the coding sequence ATGGAGGAAATGCGGACTGAGTCACAATTATGGGAAGAGACGGTACCGCTCATGCGACAGGGTTACCATAGATCTCTTTTAAAAAAGGCATATGAATCCGGTGGAAATATAAAAGTTTTTCCCCTGCGTGAAAATGTATTTGCTGCAATGAGACAGACCAGTTTCGGCGATACAAGGGTTGTTATCATAGGGCAGGATCCGTATTTCAATGAGCATCCGGGAAAGGGACCGGAGGCTCATGGATTGTGCTTTTCTGTCAGGGAAGGAATACCGATTCCACCGTCATTGCGGAATATTCTGCAGGAAGTCAACCGATCAGTTTATAGTGGTAAACCTGTCAGCCGGGACAGTGACCTGACAAGGTGGGCCAGGCAGGGGGTTCTGCTCCTCAATGCCAGTCTGACTGTGATTGCCAAGAGGCCAAATTCCCATGTAAAACTGGGTTGGCATACCTTGACTGACAATATTATTGAAACATTATCACAAAAAAAGGAAAACCTCGTTTTTATGCTCTGGGGTGCATTTGCCCAGAAAAAAACAGCGCTCATCGATCAGACAAAACACCTGGTTCTCGCCACAACTCATCCTTCTCCACTGTCAGCTCACAGGGGCTTTCTGGGGTCCAATGTTTTTGTGAAATGTAATAGATACCTGGAAAAGACAGGACAAAAACCTGTCGAATGGTAG
- a CDS encoding chemotaxis protein CheB has product MQSEITGSPTSSISLLVVDDSLVFRRFIRDLIDDCDDIVIVGEAQNGIEALDLVLKTNPDVILLDVEMPLMDGMTALQHLMIHRPTPTIMLSSLTEEGTARSFDTLKNGAVDFICKNFIFQENKLLVHQKFITDKVKKAAGMEVKSVSPVFTASGSFTLPAEEEQRVVFCEECGNKEVVSFSRTRMDENIICSVCGDSIDLVVTGQYRRNTFVTVIGGGEGGFYNLLNIIPRLEPDMGGAVIVVLHRHVKQIDSFTEYLDSISSMKVLRAVDGVSVEAGNCYLASGEDYMCLKPYSTRLTLQRLLKKTADNVGPLDVLMASVSAIYKKKAAGVIISGENEEGEKGVSILMRNKGTQLILESTACLCSSMGKRIMKQCNIHTTVSMDTLVEKIKHLHHNAKDDIVTG; this is encoded by the coding sequence ATGCAATCAGAAATTACAGGTTCCCCAACTTCCTCAATATCCCTTCTGGTAGTGGATGATTCCCTTGTATTCCGGCGCTTTATTCGAGACCTGATTGATGACTGTGATGATATAGTCATTGTTGGAGAAGCTCAAAATGGTATTGAAGCGCTAGATCTTGTGCTGAAAACCAACCCGGACGTCATTCTCCTTGATGTGGAAATGCCTCTTATGGACGGGATGACGGCTCTGCAGCATCTCATGATCCACCGCCCTACTCCGACCATTATGCTGTCCAGTCTTACAGAGGAAGGTACGGCAAGATCTTTTGATACACTGAAGAACGGAGCTGTGGATTTTATCTGCAAGAATTTTATTTTTCAGGAAAATAAATTGCTGGTTCATCAGAAATTCATTACGGACAAGGTTAAAAAGGCAGCCGGGATGGAAGTGAAATCGGTCAGTCCGGTCTTTACAGCTTCCGGATCTTTTACACTTCCTGCAGAGGAGGAGCAGAGAGTAGTGTTCTGTGAAGAATGCGGGAATAAAGAGGTTGTCAGTTTCAGTAGAACAAGAATGGATGAAAACATCATCTGTTCAGTGTGCGGTGATTCCATTGATCTCGTTGTCACAGGGCAGTATCGGAGAAATACTTTTGTTACAGTTATAGGTGGCGGAGAAGGTGGATTTTATAATCTGCTGAATATTATCCCCAGACTGGAACCTGATATGGGTGGAGCGGTGATCGTTGTTCTCCACCGCCATGTCAAACAGATCGATTCATTTACTGAATATCTTGACTCTATTTCCTCAATGAAGGTTTTGCGTGCTGTAGACGGTGTAAGTGTTGAAGCGGGAAACTGTTATCTGGCTTCAGGAGAAGATTATATGTGTCTGAAACCCTACAGCACCCGTTTGACTTTACAGCGTCTACTGAAAAAGACTGCCGACAATGTCGGACCACTGGATGTACTTATGGCTTCGGTGAGTGCAATCTATAAAAAGAAAGCAGCCGGGGTAATTATCTCGGGGGAAAATGAAGAAGGGGAGAAAGGAGTAAGTATCCTTATGCGAAATAAGGGAACACAGCTCATTCTTGAGTCGACAGCCTGCCTCTGTTCATCAATGGGAAAACGGATTATGAAGCAGTGTAATATCCATACTACAGTTTCCATGGATACGCTGGTCGAAAAAATCAAACACCTGCATCACAATGCAAAAGATGATATTGTCACGGGATGA
- the rpmA gene encoding 50S ribosomal protein L27, with protein MAHKKAGGSSRNGRDSIGQRRGVKRFGGQIVKAGNILVRQVGTKIHPGTNVGCGRDYTLFAKVDGVVTFEDFGKNKKRVSVYPQA; from the coding sequence ATGGCTCATAAAAAAGCAGGTGGTAGTTCAAGGAACGGTCGTGACAGTATCGGTCAGCGGCGTGGTGTAAAGCGTTTCGGTGGTCAGATCGTAAAAGCTGGAAACATACTTGTAAGACAGGTTGGAACAAAAATTCATCCAGGTACGAATGTAGGCTGTGGGCGGGATTATACTCTTTTCGCCAAAGTGGATGGTGTTGTGACCTTTGAGGATTTCGGGAAAAATAAAAAGAGGGTCAGTGTTTATCCCCAGGCCTGA
- a CDS encoding NAD(P)H-hydrate dehydratase yields the protein MKLPTSSEMKGLDTSAIEEFNIPSIVLMENAGLGTVKMMEKQCGPCKDTFALIFVGPGNNGGDGLVIGRHLHQRGCKPVFFFLVNPDSLKGDAAVNLKIIKKLRLPFHVIDTPSRVETIPILLKQFESRGLPCYAIIDAIFGIGLTRKVESHFADTINLINRKNFAHRSPVISVDTPSGMDADTGKVLGTCIRANYTATYCCAKPGHFIHGSASWTGKLEIIDIGIPPETIYNADIRTELTTRESCRKITCNLNRKKASHKGIHGHLLIIAGSSGKTGAAVLAAKGGLRAGAGLVTLCVPHKLNSIFEATVVEAMTIPLPNSTDYILHDDIDLIIDAVQGKKAVVLGPGLGTDPSTAKLVMQLYSSVPCPMIIDADAFNILAANKEEIPLPAGPRIFTPHPGELSRLIGKTADDIQNNRLEATAEGCDVFSGSDHETIFMLKGAGTLITSGDGKTVINTSGNPGMATGGMGDVLTGIIGALICQGVSVRNSAIAGVFLHGCAGDCLYEKKGAGYTASELADAVPVTIKKFLND from the coding sequence ATGAAACTACCCACATCAAGTGAGATGAAAGGTCTTGATACGTCTGCCATTGAGGAGTTCAACATTCCAAGCATAGTGCTTATGGAAAATGCAGGCCTGGGAACTGTAAAAATGATGGAGAAACAGTGCGGTCCCTGTAAAGACACTTTTGCTCTTATTTTTGTCGGCCCGGGTAATAACGGTGGAGATGGTCTGGTCATCGGTCGCCATCTTCACCAGAGGGGTTGTAAGCCTGTGTTTTTTTTCCTGGTCAACCCGGATTCATTGAAAGGTGATGCGGCAGTCAATCTCAAGATTATAAAAAAACTCAGGTTACCGTTCCATGTCATAGATACACCCAGCAGGGTGGAGACAATACCAATTTTATTGAAGCAGTTTGAATCAAGAGGGTTACCCTGCTATGCAATAATTGATGCCATTTTCGGCATCGGTCTCACCAGAAAAGTGGAAAGCCATTTTGCTGACACCATAAATCTTATCAACAGAAAAAACTTCGCTCACCGGTCTCCTGTCATTTCCGTTGATACTCCTTCAGGGATGGATGCAGATACAGGGAAAGTGCTTGGCACATGTATAAGAGCCAATTATACCGCCACATACTGCTGTGCAAAACCTGGCCATTTCATCCATGGCAGTGCTTCATGGACAGGAAAACTTGAAATAATCGACATAGGAATTCCCCCTGAGACCATCTACAATGCCGATATCAGAACAGAACTCACAACTCGGGAAAGCTGTAGAAAAATCACCTGCAATCTGAACCGAAAAAAAGCTTCCCATAAGGGTATACATGGTCACCTCCTCATCATCGCCGGATCATCAGGAAAGACAGGTGCAGCTGTTCTTGCAGCCAAAGGTGGGCTGAGGGCTGGAGCCGGGCTTGTTACCCTCTGTGTTCCGCATAAGCTGAATAGTATTTTTGAGGCAACTGTTGTTGAAGCGATGACAATTCCGCTCCCAAACAGTACCGATTACATTCTTCATGACGATATTGATCTGATCATTGATGCAGTCCAGGGCAAAAAGGCGGTTGTCCTCGGCCCCGGACTAGGTACAGACCCAAGCACTGCCAAACTTGTCATGCAGCTTTACAGTTCCGTTCCATGTCCTATGATCATAGATGCAGATGCGTTTAACATCCTTGCAGCGAACAAAGAGGAAATTCCACTCCCGGCTGGTCCAAGGATTTTCACTCCCCATCCCGGCGAATTGAGCAGGTTGATAGGGAAAACAGCAGATGACATCCAAAATAACCGCCTGGAAGCCACAGCGGAAGGCTGCGATGTTTTTTCAGGCTCGGATCATGAAACAATATTTATGCTGAAAGGCGCTGGAACTCTTATCACCTCAGGTGACGGCAAAACAGTTATCAATACCAGCGGCAATCCAGGAATGGCAACAGGGGGCATGGGAGACGTGCTGACTGGAATTATCGGAGCACTTATATGCCAGGGGGTATCAGTCAGAAACAGTGCCATAGCCGGTGTTTTTCTCCATGGTTGCGCCGGAGACTGTCTCTATGAAAAGAAAGGTGCAGGATATACAGCAAGTGAACTGGCTGATGCTGTTCCAGTAACCATAAAAAAATTCCTGAACGACTGA